In Rhizoctonia solani chromosome 6, complete sequence, the sequence ATACCAGCAGTGTTTTGGAACGAGCGCCCATAAAGTGGGATTCCTAGAATGGATCATAAGGAGAGGATAATATTATGATACTACCCAAACTGACCTAGCGCATCTTGTTGGCCGGAACGCCGTTGGAAGTATACCATGAAATAGCAGTATCCGTACTTGATCCGGAGCCCGATCTACCGTAAAGATTCGCCTGGTCGTCAGACTAGAGATGAGTTCTGTAGTTAGTTTTGCCAATGCGAACGAAATAGGTAAGTCGGACTCACCACACTGGACCAAGCACCAGCGTAATCATAAGCTGGTTAAAATACGAATGAATGACGTCCAATAGGTGTCCATATTAATGACGTACCATCAAGTTCCACATTGTAAATATTTGTTCATGTCAGAAGCAAGCAGATTCTGGTAATTAGCGGCACCAGCGGGAACAGCAGCCTAAAGCCGGTATCAAATCAGCACACACTTCTGGTACATGATTATATTTTCCCAACCGATAATTGATAGGGGTTTATTCTCCCTTCTTCTTTGCGTGGGCATCGAGTGCCGTGCGCATCTCGGACAAAAGTGAGACGAACCCAGAGGCTTGTTCGGGGGTCTCTGGGTACTCGTAATCAATATCACTAAAAAGTTGATTTGACTCATCAATAAATGTCAGAGGTCGGGACCCGAAAGGAGCTTACATCCCGTCCAAGCCGTTGTCTTCCATCAACGCAATTGACTGTTGACAAAGGTTGCCCGGGCGCTTGCTGAGGTCACGAAATCAAATGACCAGCTTGAGAATACGTCCAGCCACCGATGGACAACAAAACTTTGATTGTTCGGTGCTTGAGTTTGAGGGCATAAAGCTGCTTGAAATTTCCCCTGTTGTGTGAAACATGATTGTTGAGGGACTGAACATAAAAGGCAGGTTATCGTTTCACTCACATATAGGTTATTACCGATTCGTCCCATGTGTCCCCATCGACTGAGGAATGTATAAGAATACAATCTATCCATCCATAGTATCACTTACAGTGCATCTAGAAGTATAAATCGATTAGATATGTTGGATAAATACATTGCGAAATCACTAACCTGTTGATCAGAGTATGTATCGGACAGTTTGGCCATGCCAGTCTGGCCATCGCAATCCCCAAAACTAACAAACGAGTCAGATGAAACGCATAACTCGATAAAACAACTGACGCATAAAGAATGTGCGTGATAGTATCGGTCGTAATATTTTGCGCGTCTAATGCAATCAAGCGCTCCACGTTAGACACCCAAAGTGGAGCCGCAAGCCAAAAGGATTGATCACTTACAAAAAGGCTGATTACCGTAGACTCCCCAGTTGGTAAATATCCGACGTTCACTTTGCCGCCTGGGCGGCGGTGATTTTACTTCGGGGCGGACACGACAAGTGCCTGGACTGATCGCTCGCTGGCTAGGATATGGGTGCACGAAAGCCGCCGGGCAGAGGCATTGCACTGCTCGCTACAGTAACTGTGAAAACAATTAAGAGCAAGGCCATACGGCCAAATAGGACGGTTAGATTGGACATCTTGAGCCAAGGCTTTTCGTGAGGTACGGTGGATCTGACAATGAAATGCAAAAAGTCGTAGCGTGGCGTAAAAATTGAGGCAAAGGCGGAGAGGACCAGGACCAGTGGGCAAGTGCAGCTGAGGATCAAAAGCTGGCTGGACTTGAGTCAAGTGCGAGGTGTCGTCTCAAGAGCGCAAGAGCACGCTGGGACTGAAAGAAGGACAGACTCCCCTCAAGGCGTGGTGTGATCAGCTCCCTTGCAGCGAGGCAGCCAGCAAGGTCTCCCAACGTGCCTAAGGAAGTGTGGAAGTGGGCAAGTGCAGCTGAGGATCAAAAGCTGGCTGGACTTGAGTCAAGTGCGGAGGTGGTCGTCTCAAGAGCGCAAGAGCACGCTGGGGACTGAAAGAAGGACAGACTCCCACTCAAGGCGTGGTTGATCAGCTCCGGCTTGCAGCGAGGCAGCCAGCAAGGTCTCCCAACGTGCCTAAGGAAGTGTGGATATCCATTTTAAAACAACGTGGCCGCAATGTTGATCGCATGCAATGCTTACTGTTCTGGAAGGCACCCACCCCAACTTTATCAAATTTCCAGACATAAGCCGTGGACAAGCGTATCTTCCTACTCCACCTGCTGCGGATAAAATATTGAGAAGATTCGATGGCTGTTTGCTATTGGCCTGTGTGGGTAGACAAGGGTGTCTTGATGAATTCCCAATTCCCTCGAGGCCCTCAAAAACCTTAACAGAGTGTATAGCCACCAACTTGGCATACAGCCGCTCTGCCGATCGACAGGTAATCATCTATCCAACTATACACTTGCCTAGTGCCTTCGTGCCACCTAAAGGAGCAAATGTAGCACAGAACCGAGTCTTAACTATACCTATTCTCCCACTTCTCTGGCAAGCTTGAAACACATCATCCCCCATCGTGTTTATCGAAACGTGGTTTGGCAGCCTTACAAATCTCTCAAACATCTTTGAAGGCCTATATTTGTACAGTTCCAGACTGAATGTGTGCCATCATATTCCAAATATAGCACTGATAACATCCACGGATGCTACCCAATCGCCTCGTGACATCCAGCGTGGAAATGAACTACGCACACTGATCAAGCACCTGTGTTCACAATGTATCT encodes:
- a CDS encoding chitinase — encoded protein: MSNLTVLFGLQCLCPAAFVHPYPSQRAISPGTCRVRPEVKSPPPRRQSERRIFTNWGVYGNQPFYAQNITTDTITHILYAFGDCDGQTGMAKLSDTYSDQQMHFDGDTWDESVITYMGNFKQLYALKLKHRTIKVLLSIGGWTKRPGNLCQQSIALMEDNGLDGIDIDYEYPETPEQASGVIGLRIKYGYCYFMVYFQRRSGQQDALGIPLYGRSFQNTAGIHQSYSGVGTGSAESGIYDYKALPPDGSEVVENKLWYQLQPIHQGACFIRYSHYRQDEGSTLQRRDWLVKNLGQGGASASPTYVPPTSTSTSTRPTASSTTTRSTTATPTTSSSPVTTTITSGAPSTTVSATDATTSPVWTPTPQPGNLCDAFAPVGF